From a single Maniola hyperantus chromosome 3, iAphHyp1.2, whole genome shotgun sequence genomic region:
- the LOC138404731 gene encoding uncharacterized protein: protein MNSDLEISDHDRLQRDIDAVSKWSQENKLHFNVSKCSVMTFSRARAPRHHQYQLEGQTLRRVTEVRDLGIQFSADLNFRKHVADTCKRAYRNLGFVLRQANAFTNIKALRALYEALVKSHLECNASIWSPGEAKYKVMLERIQNKFLRFMYLKLYGVYPGYPLLYPTLFVMGMVGYSTLELRREVSLAAYIFKVLRGKVHNPAVLKELRFCVPNDSGSRRRRPPLLAQPRARTCLLQRAPLTRATCTLNSVAEHIDLFSCSLGEFIRATTLLLSF, encoded by the coding sequence ATGAACTCAGATCTCGAGATCTCAGATCACGATAGACTACAGAGAGACATAGATGCAGTTAGCAAGTGGAGCCAGGAGAACAAGCTTCATTTTAATGTCTCCAAGTGTTCTGTGATGACGTTCAGCCGCGCGCGCGCCCCGCGCCACCATCAGTACCAGCTGGAGGGGCAGACGCTGCGGCGGGTCACGGAGGTTAGGGACCTAGGGATTCAGTTCAGCGCCGACCTAAATTTCCGGAAACATGTAGCCGATACATGTAAGAGAGCGTATCGGAATTTGGGTTTTGTCCTAAGACAAGCGAATGCGTTCACTAACATCAAGGCGTTGCGTGCTTTGTATGAAGCCCTGGTGAAAAGCCATCTGGAATGCAACGCATCCATATGGTCACCGGGTGAAGCTAAGTACAAAGTGATGCTGGAacgcattcaaaataaatttttaaggtTTATGTACCTAAAGTTGTACGGAGTGTATCCGGGATACCCGTTGCTGTATCCCACTCTGTTTGTCATGGGCATGGTGGGATACAGTACACTGGAATTAAGAAGAGAAGTGTCCCTGGCTGCGTACATATTTAAGGTGCTAAGAGGGAAGGTGCATAACCCTGCTGTCCTGAAGGAGTTACGCTTTTGCGTGCCGAACGACAGTGGGTCACGCAGACGCAGGCCTCCACTGCTGGCGCAACCGCGCGCTCGCACTTGCCTGCTGCAGCGGGCGCCGCTCACGCGCGCGACTTGCACGCTCAACTCGGTCGCTGAACACATCGACCTGTTCAGCTGCTCACTGGGCGAGTTCATAAGGGCCACAACGTTgttgttaagtttttaa